From the genome of Desulfobaculum xiamenense, one region includes:
- a CDS encoding ABC transporter substrate-binding protein translates to MQKRILVSVLSLCLILLATAAFAGKIEDIQARGKLICGVKDAVVPFGFVDPDSKQLVGMDVDICRYIANKLGVELELAPVTSATRIPMLTQGSIDIAAATMTHKYSRDDVIDFSITYFMDGQKILVKKGSGIASVADLAGKKVGTAKGSTSEKNIKAAQPDCTVISFEGYPQAFLALKQGKVAAVTTDSTILLGLKGSDPNPEMWEIAGDYIADEPYGLGLPENDSDFRDFVNKSLAQMWLSGEYMTVYNKWFGPDTNYYLPTSWKMEIWPGAME, encoded by the coding sequence ATGCAGAAGAGGATTCTGGTTTCCGTACTGAGCCTGTGCCTGATACTTCTCGCCACCGCGGCCTTCGCCGGAAAGATCGAGGACATCCAGGCCCGAGGCAAGCTCATCTGCGGCGTGAAGGACGCCGTGGTGCCCTTCGGATTCGTGGACCCCGATAGCAAGCAGCTCGTGGGCATGGACGTGGACATCTGCCGCTACATCGCCAACAAGCTCGGCGTGGAGCTGGAACTGGCCCCCGTGACCTCCGCCACCCGGATTCCCATGCTGACGCAGGGTTCCATCGACATCGCCGCCGCTACCATGACCCACAAGTATTCCCGCGACGACGTCATCGACTTCTCCATCACCTACTTCATGGACGGCCAGAAGATCCTCGTGAAAAAGGGTTCCGGCATCGCCTCCGTGGCCGATCTGGCAGGAAAGAAGGTCGGCACCGCCAAGGGCTCCACCTCCGAGAAGAACATCAAGGCCGCCCAGCCCGACTGCACCGTCATCTCCTTCGAGGGCTACCCGCAGGCCTTCCTCGCCCTGAAGCAGGGCAAGGTCGCCGCCGTGACCACGGACTCCACCATCCTCCTCGGCCTCAAGGGTTCCGACCCGAACCCCGAGATGTGGGAGATCGCTGGCGACTACATCGCCGACGAGCCCTACGGTCTCGGCCTGCCCGAGAACGACTCCGACTTCCGCGACTTCGTGAACAAGTCCCTGGCCCAGATGTGGCTGTCCGGCGAGTACATGACCGTCTACAACAAGTGGTTCGGCCCCGACACCAACTACTACCTGCCCACCTCCTGGAAGATGGAAATCTGGCCCGGAGCCATGGAGTAG
- a CDS encoding 2-oxoacid:acceptor oxidoreductase family protein — MKMQYQIDRFEICLSGLGGQGVITLGKVMGQALALGHGFHVTQTQSYGPEARGGASRTDLVVSTHPISYPKTEKLDLLVALSQEACNKYFHLLKPQAALLVNTSLVKQVPTNQYLGLPFTEMAQDKLGLVQAMNTIVLGACTFLLPFARRNIMKKTLAESLPAKIVDVNIKAFTMGYRAANATFGEPPAVWTQPGGGESMRDTDRD; from the coding sequence ATGAAGATGCAGTATCAGATCGACCGCTTCGAAATCTGCCTGTCCGGCCTCGGCGGGCAGGGCGTCATCACCCTCGGCAAGGTCATGGGGCAGGCGCTGGCCCTTGGGCACGGCTTTCACGTCACCCAGACCCAAAGCTACGGTCCCGAGGCGCGCGGCGGAGCCAGCCGCACAGACCTCGTGGTGAGTACCCATCCCATCAGCTACCCAAAGACCGAAAAGCTCGACCTGCTCGTGGCCCTCTCGCAGGAGGCGTGCAACAAGTACTTCCACCTGCTCAAGCCGCAGGCCGCACTTCTGGTCAACACCTCGCTGGTCAAGCAGGTGCCCACCAACCAGTACCTCGGCCTGCCGTTCACGGAGATGGCGCAGGACAAGCTGGGCCTCGTGCAGGCCATGAACACCATCGTACTCGGCGCGTGCACCTTCCTCTTGCCCTTCGCGCGGCGCAACATCATGAAGAAGACGCTTGCCGAGTCCCTGCCCGCAAAAATCGTGGACGTGAACATCAAGGCCTTCACCATGGGCTACCGCGCCGCCAATGCAACCTTCGGCGAACCGCCCGCAGTATGGACCCAGCCCGGCGGTGGCGAGTCCATGCGCGACACGGACCGCGACTAG
- a CDS encoding amino acid ABC transporter permease produces the protein MNYVFDWKLVLTGQYADWIIDGLILTLKISSVSLILSLIMGTVIAVLRMSGVRPLVWLSLAYTEFFRNTPLLVQIYFWYFGSDPLFPQPVKEWLYAGDFEFASGVIALTVYTSAFIAEELRSGVFSIPRTQLEASRATGLSFIQAQLYVVLPQAFRIIVPPLISQSLNLIKNSSLCMTIGIMELTYMARQIESYTFRGFEAFTVSTLIYLCISLVVSFGITQYNRHFLRTIKY, from the coding sequence TTGAATTACGTATTCGACTGGAAGCTCGTCCTCACCGGCCAGTATGCGGACTGGATCATCGACGGGCTGATTCTCACCCTCAAGATTTCCTCCGTGTCCCTCATCCTGTCGCTCATCATGGGCACGGTGATCGCGGTGCTCCGGATGTCCGGCGTGCGCCCCCTCGTGTGGCTGAGCCTCGCCTACACCGAATTTTTCCGGAACACGCCGCTTCTGGTGCAGATCTACTTCTGGTATTTCGGCTCGGACCCGCTGTTCCCCCAGCCGGTCAAGGAATGGCTCTACGCGGGCGATTTCGAGTTTGCCTCCGGCGTCATCGCGCTCACGGTGTACACCTCGGCCTTCATCGCCGAGGAACTGCGCTCCGGCGTGTTCTCCATCCCCAGAACACAGCTTGAGGCGTCGCGCGCAACGGGGCTGTCCTTCATTCAGGCCCAGCTCTACGTCGTTCTGCCGCAGGCGTTTCGGATCATCGTTCCGCCGCTGATCTCCCAGTCGCTGAACCTCATCAAGAACTCGTCGCTGTGCATGACCATCGGCATCATGGAGCTGACCTACATGGCGCGGCAGATCGAGTCCTACACCTTCCGCGGCTTCGAAGCCTTCACGGTGTCCACGCTCATCTACCTGTGCATCTCCCTTGTGGTCTCGTTCGGCATCACGCAGTACAACCGCCACTTCCTGCGAACCATCAAGTACTAG
- a CDS encoding AEC family transporter: MFMIVVSSLVPLFLMVLAGWFARRRNILAAGAASALNDFVYYFSFPALIFVSLATTPIAEIFQGRFIAGFTLAMIASYVIMFVISSMLFKAHHTESCLRSTSASYPNCGYLGFPIMLSLFHGSKQAYVASTLAVLVPTLIIMLVVAEFEYDRSHGSASLKAMAGRVFMSMVRTPVILSAFAGVGFSLTGWTIPEFLASAMRNFGMASIPCALFAVGMLVARMEMELKVRHVLSVNIVKIIIQPILAAAFLILFEVSGKMLLMGILLAGMPTAATACILSQVYRTCETETSATVFISMLLYAPIFAATVFVADGFGLAVG, from the coding sequence ATGTTTATGATTGTTGTTTCCTCTCTGGTGCCGTTGTTTCTCATGGTCCTTGCGGGCTGGTTCGCCCGGAGACGGAACATCCTCGCCGCCGGTGCCGCTTCGGCCCTTAACGATTTTGTGTATTACTTCAGCTTCCCCGCGCTGATCTTCGTCTCGCTGGCCACCACGCCCATCGCGGAAATCTTTCAGGGTAGGTTCATCGCTGGCTTCACGCTGGCCATGATTGCCTCGTACGTGATCATGTTCGTCATTTCGAGCATGCTGTTCAAGGCGCATCACACCGAGAGTTGCCTGCGGTCCACCTCGGCCAGCTATCCGAACTGCGGCTATCTCGGCTTTCCGATCATGCTGTCCCTGTTCCACGGCAGCAAGCAGGCCTACGTGGCTTCCACGCTGGCCGTGCTGGTGCCCACGCTGATCATCATGCTCGTGGTGGCGGAGTTCGAGTACGACCGCTCTCATGGCAGCGCCTCGCTCAAGGCCATGGCCGGTCGCGTGTTCATGTCCATGGTTCGTACGCCAGTCATCCTGTCCGCCTTCGCGGGTGTCGGCTTTTCGCTGACGGGGTGGACCATTCCGGAATTTTTGGCCAGCGCCATGCGTAACTTCGGCATGGCCTCCATTCCCTGCGCGCTGTTCGCCGTGGGCATGCTGGTGGCCCGTATGGAGATGGAACTCAAGGTGCGTCACGTGTTGTCCGTGAACATCGTGAAGATCATCATCCAGCCCATCCTTGCCGCTGCGTTCCTCATCCTGTTCGAGGTGAGCGGAAAGATGCTGCTCATGGGCATTCTGCTGGCTGGCATGCCCACCGCCGCCACGGCGTGCATCCTGTCGCAGGTCTACAGGACGTGCGAGACCGAGACCTCGGCCACGGTCTTCATATCCATGCTGCTCTACGCGCCGATCTTCGCGGCCACGGTGTTCGTGGCCGACGGATTCGGGCTGGCCGTCGGCTAG
- a CDS encoding response regulator, whose translation MRLLVVGEDAALAADFAERLTRLGVHVDGAADPRQALTLARMIRYDVALIAGDMPSVRRADMVKGLRGLQPTLCVISLGEARCGGHEIPECECLAPRAYRLLSLIGAALEDQAAFPAAIPA comes from the coding sequence ATGCGACTGCTCGTTGTTGGTGAAGACGCGGCGTTGGCCGCCGACTTCGCCGAACGTCTGACCCGGTTGGGGGTGCATGTCGATGGGGCCGCAGATCCCCGGCAGGCGCTCACCCTTGCCCGCATGATCCGCTACGACGTGGCGCTTATCGCGGGGGACATGCCAAGTGTCAGGCGGGCGGATATGGTCAAGGGACTGCGGGGCCTGCAGCCCACGCTGTGCGTGATCTCGCTTGGCGAGGCGCGTTGCGGCGGGCATGAGATCCCGGAGTGCGAGTGTCTTGCCCCGCGTGCCTACAGGTTGCTGTCGCTGATCGGGGCCGCGTTGGAAGATCAGGCCGCCTTTCCGGCGGCGATTCCGGCCTAG
- a CDS encoding response regulator transcription factor translates to MRILVVEDERKLRFPLAERLAARRIDADCAAGAREAVMFARMMRYDAAVIDVQDAAGEGAGIQRALTRMQPWMQVLVVAGQGAGKGSMPGAESEVIVTRLARALTRGDDALCA, encoded by the coding sequence ATGCGCATTCTCGTGGTGGAAGACGAACGGAAACTGCGTTTCCCCCTGGCCGAACGGCTCGCCGCAAGGCGGATCGATGCGGACTGCGCCGCTGGCGCGCGTGAGGCCGTCATGTTTGCACGCATGATGCGCTACGACGCCGCCGTGATCGACGTGCAGGACGCGGCCGGAGAGGGCGCTGGCATCCAGCGGGCCCTTACCCGCATGCAGCCTTGGATGCAGGTCCTCGTAGTGGCAGGGCAGGGAGCTGGAAAGGGTTCCATGCCCGGCGCGGAATCCGAGGTCATCGTCACGAGACTCGCCCGGGCCCTTACCCGTGGCGACGATGCACTTTGTGCCTGA
- a CDS encoding 2-oxoacid:ferredoxin oxidoreductase subunit beta — MAEVTQLIHHYLRHDKKFPHVFCPGCGHGIVLGSLIRSVHALSIAKDDVALVAGIGCSGRMAVYVDFNTVHAVHGRALTIATGIKMARPGMHVIVVMGDGDALSIGGNHFIHAARRNIGLTVLVLNNFIYGMTGGQCSSTTPTESWTTTSPYGALEKPFDIVNMATAAGANFVARGTVFHVKTLDRLVQQALTRRGFNVVEILTPCHTQFGRKNAFKTPVDMYMWLKKNAVPLESYEKLSPETAAKRIPIGIFAERDELPLEDRHAEMRRKLAGGKA, encoded by the coding sequence ATGGCCGAAGTGACACAGCTCATCCACCACTACCTGCGCCACGACAAGAAGTTCCCCCATGTCTTCTGTCCCGGCTGCGGGCATGGCATCGTGCTCGGCTCCCTCATCCGCAGCGTCCACGCCCTATCCATCGCCAAGGACGACGTGGCCCTCGTGGCGGGCATCGGCTGCTCGGGCCGCATGGCCGTCTATGTGGACTTCAACACCGTCCACGCCGTGCACGGCCGCGCACTGACCATCGCCACGGGCATCAAAATGGCCCGGCCGGGCATGCACGTCATCGTCGTCATGGGTGACGGCGACGCCTTGTCCATCGGCGGCAACCACTTCATCCACGCCGCGCGGCGCAACATCGGGCTGACCGTGCTCGTGCTCAACAACTTCATCTACGGGATGACCGGCGGGCAGTGCTCGTCCACCACGCCAACCGAAAGTTGGACCACCACCTCGCCCTACGGCGCGCTGGAAAAGCCCTTCGACATCGTGAACATGGCCACGGCGGCGGGCGCGAACTTCGTGGCCCGCGGCACGGTGTTCCACGTCAAGACGCTTGACCGGCTTGTCCAGCAGGCCCTCACCCGCCGGGGCTTCAACGTGGTGGAAATCCTCACCCCCTGCCACACCCAGTTCGGACGCAAGAACGCCTTCAAGACCCCGGTGGACATGTACATGTGGCTCAAGAAGAACGCCGTCCCCCTCGAATCCTACGAAAAGCTCTCGCCGGAGACGGCCGCGAAGCGCATCCCCATCGGCATCTTCGCCGAACGCGACGAGCTCCCGCTGGAGGACCGCCACGCCGAAATGCGCCGCAAACTCGCCGGGGGGAAGGCATGA
- a CDS encoding amidohydrolase family protein has protein sequence MFYDIHTHAFHPKIADKVLAQLEGHYGLPPVGTGVVSDLLTRIRRAGIDRAVVHTAATTPDQVIPANNWAIDLATRYEEIIAFGSVHPGFDRWEWALDQLEAAGIHGIKLHPDFQGYWLDDAAMKPIFEAMAGRFTVMIHVGDRQPPGRNPSDPYKVLNLHREFPKLDIIAAHMGGFMHWQWVLDGLAGSDVYIDTSSTLCLIDDATLHEIVRRHPRERILFGSDYPLFDPGDEMEHLKTRLSLTSGEMDELLTNAHALL, from the coding sequence ATGTTCTACGATATCCACACCCACGCATTCCATCCCAAGATAGCCGATAAGGTGCTGGCGCAGCTCGAAGGGCACTACGGCCTTCCGCCCGTGGGAACGGGCGTCGTCAGCGACCTGCTGACGCGCATCCGCCGGGCGGGCATCGACCGCGCAGTGGTCCACACCGCCGCGACAACGCCCGATCAGGTCATCCCAGCCAACAACTGGGCCATCGACCTCGCCACGCGCTACGAGGAAATCATCGCCTTCGGCAGCGTTCACCCGGGCTTCGACCGCTGGGAATGGGCGCTCGATCAGCTGGAGGCCGCAGGCATCCACGGCATCAAGCTCCACCCGGACTTTCAGGGCTACTGGCTGGACGACGCGGCCATGAAGCCCATCTTCGAGGCCATGGCGGGCCGGTTCACGGTCATGATCCATGTGGGCGACCGTCAGCCCCCGGGCCGCAATCCCTCGGACCCCTACAAGGTGCTGAACCTGCACCGCGAATTCCCGAAGCTGGACATCATCGCCGCGCACATGGGCGGATTCATGCACTGGCAGTGGGTGCTCGACGGGCTTGCCGGTTCCGACGTGTACATCGACACCTCCAGCACCCTGTGCCTCATCGACGACGCCACGCTCCACGAGATCGTGCGCCGCCACCCGCGCGAGCGCATCCTCTTCGGCAGCGACTACCCGCTCTTCGATCCCGGCGACGAAATGGAGCACCTGAAGACGCGCCTGTCGCTCACCTCGGGCGAGATGGACGAACTGCTCACCAACGCCCACGCCCTGCTCTGA
- a CDS encoding amino acid ABC transporter ATP-binding protein yields MSIIEFKNVHKWYDDFHVLKGINEKVDKGEVLVVCGPSGSGKSTLIRCVNRLEDYQKGTITFEGRDLHDKNVDVNELRTEIGIVFQQFNLYPHLTVLKNITLAPTKVRKMPQGEANDIALALLERVGLADQAHKYPAELSGGQQQRVAIARALAMRPKVMLFDEPTSALDPEMIGEVLNVMKDLARDGMTMVCVTHEMGFAREVADRVLFMDGGEVIEQGEPLTFFANPTHERTRAFLREIL; encoded by the coding sequence ATGTCCATCATCGAATTCAAGAACGTCCACAAATGGTATGACGACTTCCACGTCCTGAAGGGAATCAACGAAAAGGTCGACAAGGGCGAGGTGCTGGTCGTCTGCGGTCCCAGCGGCTCCGGCAAGAGCACACTCATCCGTTGCGTGAACCGGCTCGAAGACTACCAGAAAGGCACCATCACCTTCGAAGGCCGCGACCTCCACGACAAGAACGTCGACGTCAACGAACTGCGCACCGAAATCGGCATCGTGTTCCAGCAGTTCAACCTCTACCCCCACCTCACCGTTCTGAAAAACATCACGCTAGCGCCCACCAAGGTGCGCAAGATGCCGCAGGGCGAGGCCAACGACATCGCCCTTGCGCTCCTCGAACGCGTGGGGCTGGCCGATCAGGCCCACAAGTACCCGGCCGAGCTTTCCGGCGGCCAGCAGCAGCGCGTGGCCATCGCCCGCGCACTAGCCATGCGCCCCAAGGTCATGCTCTTCGACGAGCCAACCTCCGCCCTCGACCCGGAAATGATTGGCGAAGTGCTCAACGTCATGAAGGATCTGGCCCGCGACGGCATGACCATGGTCTGCGTGACCCACGAAATGGGCTTCGCGCGCGAGGTGGCCGACCGCGTGCTGTTCATGGATGGCGGCGAGGTCATCGAGCAGGGCGAACCCCTCACGTTCTTCGCCAATCCCACGCACGAGCGCACGCGGGCGTTCCTTCGGGAAATCCTGTAG
- a CDS encoding amino acid ABC transporter permease encodes MNWNIVWDNFDYFLIGAYPEGPLGGLAMSILLALGGIFGAFWLGLGAGLMRMSRNAWVRIPALIYIEIIRGIPLLMLIFWFYFLAPVILGHPVPSLQSSLVAFIVFTGAYVAEIVRAGVMALPRGQMEAARGTGLSHAQALRHVILPQALRNMIPSFVNQFVSLTKDTSLASIIGVPELMLAADQVNNRVLVAPMEIFVTILVMYFIVCYVLTSLSRRLERKLARYQARGR; translated from the coding sequence ATGAACTGGAACATCGTCTGGGACAATTTCGACTACTTCCTCATCGGGGCCTATCCCGAGGGTCCGCTGGGCGGGCTGGCCATGAGCATCCTCCTCGCCCTCGGCGGCATCTTCGGCGCGTTCTGGCTGGGGCTGGGCGCAGGACTGATGCGCATGTCGCGAAACGCGTGGGTGCGCATCCCGGCGCTCATCTACATCGAGATCATCCGCGGCATCCCACTGCTCATGCTCATCTTCTGGTTCTACTTCCTCGCGCCGGTCATCCTCGGGCACCCCGTGCCCTCGCTGCAAAGCTCGCTGGTGGCGTTCATCGTCTTCACCGGGGCCTACGTGGCGGAGATCGTGCGCGCGGGCGTCATGGCCCTGCCACGCGGCCAGATGGAAGCCGCACGCGGCACCGGGCTTTCCCATGCGCAGGCGCTGCGCCACGTCATTCTGCCGCAGGCGCTGCGCAACATGATTCCGTCCTTCGTCAACCAGTTCGTCAGCCTGACCAAGGACACATCCCTCGCCTCCATCATCGGCGTGCCGGAACTCATGCTCGCGGCCGATCAGGTCAACAACCGCGTGCTCGTCGCACCGATGGAGATATTCGTGACCATCCTCGTCATGTACTTCATCGTCTGCTACGTACTCACATCATTGAGCCGCAGGCTGGAGCGCAAGCTCGCGCGCTATCAGGCACGCGGCCGCTGA
- a CDS encoding 2-oxoacid:acceptor oxidoreductase subunit alpha, producing the protein MSSKRKNGKGREIFALGAEAVVEGALLAGCSYYGGYPITPSSEIMEGMAARLPLTESGVFMQMEDEIASLGSVIGASLAGRKAMTATSGPGFSLMQELIGYACMAEVPLVLVNVMRGGPSTGLPTSPAQGDVQQARWGTHGDHSIIVLSASDVQECLHMTVRAFNFAERYRVPVILLLDEVTAHTREKIVIPTPGTLEVIERLQPSMPPEWYKPFEETVRGVPPMPPVGSGYRFHVTGLTHDDKGFPTGKPDEIVQAIERQFRKIDQFFFDIQITDDYHCDDVETLVVAYGSVARSAQLAVTQARQEGIRAGLLKLSTLFPFPRAALERHLRTCHTVIVPEMNMGQMSREVKRVNNGRAKVVTINRVDGSIITPSQIHDKLRKG; encoded by the coding sequence ATGAGTTCGAAACGCAAGAACGGCAAGGGCCGGGAAATCTTTGCCCTCGGCGCGGAAGCGGTGGTCGAGGGAGCGCTTCTGGCGGGATGCAGCTACTACGGCGGCTACCCCATCACCCCGTCCTCGGAGATCATGGAAGGCATGGCCGCGCGGCTGCCGCTCACCGAAAGCGGCGTATTCATGCAGATGGAGGATGAGATAGCGAGCCTCGGCTCCGTCATCGGGGCCTCACTGGCCGGGCGCAAGGCCATGACCGCCACCTCCGGTCCGGGCTTCTCGCTGATGCAGGAACTCATCGGCTACGCGTGCATGGCCGAGGTGCCGCTGGTGCTGGTCAACGTGATGCGCGGCGGGCCGAGCACCGGCCTACCCACCAGCCCCGCGCAGGGCGACGTGCAGCAGGCGCGCTGGGGCACCCACGGTGACCACTCCATCATCGTGCTCTCGGCCTCGGACGTGCAGGAGTGCCTGCACATGACCGTACGGGCCTTCAACTTCGCGGAACGCTACCGCGTGCCGGTCATCCTGCTTCTCGACGAAGTCACGGCCCACACGCGCGAGAAGATCGTCATCCCCACCCCAGGCACGCTGGAGGTCATCGAGCGCCTGCAACCGTCCATGCCGCCGGAATGGTACAAGCCCTTCGAGGAAACCGTGCGCGGCGTGCCGCCCATGCCGCCCGTCGGCTCCGGCTACCGCTTCCACGTCACCGGTCTCACCCACGACGACAAGGGCTTCCCCACCGGCAAGCCTGACGAGATCGTGCAGGCCATCGAACGCCAGTTCCGCAAGATCGATCAGTTCTTCTTCGATATCCAGATCACGGACGACTACCACTGCGACGACGTGGAAACGCTGGTGGTGGCCTACGGCAGCGTGGCGCGCTCGGCGCAGTTGGCCGTGACGCAAGCGCGGCAGGAGGGCATCCGGGCCGGACTGCTCAAGCTCTCCACCCTGTTCCCCTTCCCCCGCGCGGCCCTCGAACGCCACCTGCGCACCTGCCACACCGTCATCGTCCCCGAGATGAACATGGGCCAGATGTCGCGCGAGGTGAAGCGCGTGAACAACGGCCGCGCCAAGGTCGTGACCATCAACCGCGTGGACGGCAGCATCATCACGCCATCCCAAATCCACGACAAACTGAGGAAGGGGTAG
- a CDS encoding response regulator, with translation MTQPRVLLVDDNVEFVTTLAERMQLRGLTVTAVTSGGDAIDRIEHKVFDVVVLDLRMPGMDGIETLRRIKELNDEVQIVILSGHATIELGVEAMKLGALDFVLKPVDIDLLLSKISLAQARRLILEEEHNEQKIKDILARHI, from the coding sequence ATGACCCAGCCTAGAGTCCTTCTCGTCGACGACAATGTGGAGTTCGTGACCACGCTGGCCGAGCGCATGCAACTGCGCGGACTCACGGTCACGGCGGTAACCAGCGGTGGCGACGCCATCGACAGAATCGAGCACAAGGTGTTCGACGTCGTGGTCCTCGACCTGCGTATGCCGGGCATGGACGGCATCGAGACACTAAGGCGTATCAAGGAACTCAACGACGAGGTCCAGATCGTCATCCTCTCCGGCCATGCCACCATCGAACTCGGCGTGGAGGCCATGAAGCTCGGCGCTCTCGATTTCGTGCTCAAGCCCGTGGACATCGACCTGCTGCTCTCCAAGATATCGCTGGCGCAGGCCCGCAGGCTCATCCTTGAGGAAGAGCACAACGAGCAGAAGATCAAGGACATTCTGGCTCGTCACATCTAG
- a CDS encoding 4Fe-4S dicluster domain-containing protein has protein sequence MAKTKKGQTKITVYPDWCKACGLCVAFCPGKVLELDPVAGCAKAVREEDCINCGFCELHCPDFAIVVTPKKGATATEGGEE, from the coding sequence ATGGCCAAGACCAAAAAAGGACAGACGAAGATCACCGTGTACCCCGACTGGTGCAAGGCCTGCGGGCTGTGCGTCGCCTTCTGTCCCGGCAAGGTGCTGGAGCTGGACCCCGTGGCGGGGTGCGCGAAGGCCGTTCGGGAGGAGGACTGCATCAACTGCGGCTTCTGCGAACTCCACTGCCCGGACTTCGCCATCGTCGTCACCCCGAAGAAGGGTGCAACCGCGACCGAAGGAGGGGAAGAATGA
- a CDS encoding chloride channel protein, with translation MRIPHACLDISAGIRRLVFDTRVFGLLLAICIGVLSGYGAILFHHVLQWAQYVFYQQRGDILGFAAAIPGWRLALTPALGGLIVGLVVHFGASEARGHGVPEVMTALALKGGRIRKRVALIKILASAVCIGSGGSSGREGPMVQIGSSIGSTIGQYFRVPVMEQRTMVGCGAAAGIAATFNAPIAGVLFALEVLVGDFGLASFSPVVLSSVTATAISRHYWGDLPTFQLPLYEIRSLWEFGIYPLLGIFAALCAVAFISTLYKAEDLFAKLPLPNWLKPAIGGLLLGGIILQWPHAFGVGYGGMNMALTGQLSGLMLLTLIAVKIMATSCTLGSGGSGGIFAPSLFIGAMCGGFFGWAAGQLFPAVAAPSGAYALVGMGAVVAGTTHAPITAILIIFEMTGDYKIILPMMITCIIATLVASSLREGSIYTIKLRMRGIDISGGMEQNILRNLRVGRFMTPNPAIIPQSMPLIDIIATFRNADVSYLHVTDADENLTGIISFRDIRPIMHEEALHRLVIAQDVATRDVVTVRPDDSIQSALRVMSTHGISQLPVVRHGADRRVIGTLRQKDVLAAYDKAVIRREIEDS, from the coding sequence TTGCGAATTCCCCACGCCTGCCTCGACATATCCGCCGGCATTCGCCGCCTCGTCTTCGACACGCGGGTCTTCGGCCTGCTCCTCGCCATCTGCATCGGCGTTCTTTCCGGCTACGGGGCCATTCTGTTCCATCACGTCCTGCAATGGGCGCAATACGTCTTCTACCAGCAACGGGGTGACATCCTCGGCTTCGCCGCCGCCATTCCGGGATGGCGTCTCGCGCTGACGCCCGCCCTCGGCGGGCTCATCGTCGGACTCGTCGTGCATTTCGGAGCCAGCGAGGCACGCGGGCACGGCGTTCCCGAGGTCATGACCGCCCTCGCCCTCAAGGGCGGACGCATCCGCAAGCGCGTGGCCCTCATCAAGATTCTGGCCTCGGCGGTGTGCATCGGCTCGGGCGGCTCGTCGGGGCGCGAAGGTCCCATGGTCCAGATCGGATCGAGCATCGGCTCCACCATCGGACAGTACTTCCGCGTTCCGGTCATGGAGCAGCGAACCATGGTCGGCTGCGGCGCGGCGGCGGGCATAGCCGCCACGTTCAACGCCCCCATCGCGGGCGTTCTGTTCGCGCTGGAGGTGCTGGTGGGCGACTTCGGGCTGGCCTCGTTCTCGCCGGTGGTGCTCTCCTCGGTGACGGCCACGGCCATCTCCCGCCACTACTGGGGCGACCTGCCCACCTTCCAACTCCCGCTCTACGAAATCCGCTCGCTGTGGGAATTCGGCATCTACCCGCTTCTGGGCATCTTCGCCGCGCTGTGCGCCGTGGCCTTCATCTCCACGCTCTACAAGGCCGAGGACCTGTTCGCGAAGCTCCCTCTGCCCAACTGGCTCAAGCCCGCCATCGGCGGTCTACTCCTCGGCGGCATCATCCTCCAGTGGCCCCACGCCTTCGGCGTCGGCTACGGCGGCATGAACATGGCCCTCACCGGCCAGCTTTCGGGACTCATGCTCCTCACGCTCATCGCGGTAAAAATCATGGCCACGTCATGCACCCTCGGCTCCGGCGGCTCGGGCGGCATCTTCGCGCCGTCGCTGTTCATCGGAGCCATGTGCGGCGGCTTCTTCGGCTGGGCCGCAGGCCAGCTCTTCCCCGCCGTGGCTGCACCGTCCGGCGCGTACGCGCTGGTGGGCATGGGGGCGGTGGTGGCGGGCACCACCCACGCGCCCATCACCGCCATCCTCATCATTTTCGAGATGACCGGCGACTACAAGATCATCCTGCCCATGATGATCACCTGCATCATCGCCACCCTCGTGGCCTCGTCGCTACGCGAAGGCTCCATCTACACCATCAAGCTACGCATGCGCGGCATCGACATCTCCGGCGGCATGGAACAGAACATCCTGCGCAACCTGCGGGTGGGGCGGTTCATGACCCCCAACCCGGCCATCATCCCGCAATCCATGCCGCTCATCGACATCATCGCCACATTCAGAAACGCCGACGTCTCCTACCTGCACGTCACCGATGCTGACGAAAACCTCACCGGCATCATCTCCTTCCGCGACATCCGCCCCATCATGCACGAGGAGGCCCTGCACCGCCTCGTCATCGCACAGGACGTCGCCACGCGCGACGTAGTCACCGTCCGCCCGGACGACAGCATTCAGTCTGCCCTGCGCGTCATGAGCACACACGGCATCTCGCAGTTGCCGGTGGTCCGCCACGGCGCGGACCGGCGCGTCATCGGCACCCTACGCCAGAAGGACGTCCTCGCCGCCTACGACAAGGCCGTCATCCGCCGCGAAATCGAAGATTCCTGA